The Metabacillus schmidteae genome has a segment encoding these proteins:
- the gudD gene encoding glucarate dehydratase produces the protein MENQLVKETVQKSAPVIKEMTVIPVAGHDSMLLNLSGAHAPYFTRNIVILKDNNGNTGVGEVPGGEKIRQTLEDAKSLVVGQSIGTYNNILNKVRSQFADRDSSGRGLQTFDLRITIHAVTALEAALLDLVGQFLGVPVAALLGEGQQRDKVEMLGYLFYIGDRNKTDLAYVSDRDANDAWSYLRHEEALTPEAIVRLAEAARERYGFNDFKLKGGVLRGEEEIEAVTALAERFPDARITLDPNGGWLLKDAIRLCKNQHHVLAYAEDPCGAENGFSAREVMAEFRRETGLPTATNMIATDWRQMGHSIQLQSVDIPLADPHFWTMQGSVRVAQMCHEWGLTWGSHSNNHFDISLAMFTHVAAAAPGKITAIDTHWIWQDGQRLTKDPFKIRGGMVDVPTKPGLGVEIDMDQIEKAHQLYKKEGLGARDDAIAMQYLIPGWNFDPKNPCLVR, from the coding sequence ATGGAAAATCAATTAGTAAAAGAAACAGTACAAAAGAGTGCACCAGTAATTAAGGAAATGACGGTTATCCCTGTTGCAGGTCATGACAGTATGCTTCTAAATTTAAGTGGAGCCCATGCACCGTATTTCACTCGTAATATTGTCATCTTAAAAGATAATAATGGGAATACAGGTGTAGGTGAAGTACCAGGTGGGGAAAAAATTCGCCAAACACTTGAAGATGCAAAATCACTTGTGGTTGGTCAATCTATTGGAACGTACAACAATATTCTAAATAAAGTCCGCAGTCAATTTGCTGATCGAGATTCAAGTGGACGTGGTCTACAAACGTTCGATTTACGTATTACGATTCACGCTGTAACCGCTTTAGAAGCAGCTTTACTAGATTTAGTAGGTCAATTTTTAGGTGTGCCGGTGGCAGCTCTTCTTGGTGAGGGTCAGCAAAGAGATAAGGTTGAAATGCTTGGCTATTTATTTTATATAGGTGATCGTAACAAAACTGATTTAGCTTATGTAAGTGATCGTGATGCAAATGATGCATGGTCCTACCTTCGTCATGAAGAAGCGTTAACACCAGAAGCGATTGTTCGCTTAGCAGAAGCAGCTCGTGAACGTTATGGATTTAATGACTTTAAATTAAAAGGTGGAGTTCTTCGAGGAGAGGAAGAAATTGAAGCAGTAACAGCTCTGGCAGAACGCTTCCCTGATGCTCGTATCACATTGGATCCAAATGGTGGTTGGTTATTAAAAGATGCTATTAGACTTTGCAAAAATCAGCATCATGTATTAGCTTATGCTGAAGATCCATGTGGTGCAGAAAACGGTTTTTCTGCACGAGAAGTAATGGCTGAATTCAGACGCGAAACAGGTCTTCCTACTGCAACAAATATGATTGCAACTGACTGGCGTCAAATGGGTCACTCTATTCAGCTTCAATCAGTTGATATTCCATTAGCAGATCCACATTTCTGGACAATGCAAGGTTCTGTTCGTGTTGCACAAATGTGTCATGAGTGGGGATTAACTTGGGGTTCTCACTCTAATAATCATTTTGATATTTCTTTAGCTATGTTTACGCATGTTGCAGCAGCTGCTCCTGGAAAAATCACTGCAATTGATACTCATTGGATCTGGCAGGATGGGCAACGCTTAACAAAAGATCCATTCAAGATTAGAGGTGGAATGGTGGATGTTCCTACGAAACCGGGATTAGGTGTTGAAATTGATATGGATCAGATCGAAAAAGCACATCAGCTTTACAAAAAAGAAGGACTTGGTGCACGTGATGATGCAATCGCAATGCAATATTTAATTCCAGGGTGGAATTTTGATCCTAAAAATCCTTGTTTAGTGAGATAA
- a CDS encoding MFS transporter — translation MIPATEKKTRTRWFIVFMLFLVTALNYADRATLSIAGSDMSNQLGLDSVMMGYVFSAFAWSYVAGQIPGGWLLDRFGSKKVYFWSIFLWSVFTLLQGFIGFFGTAGTAVMVLFGLRFLVGLSEAPSFPANSRIVASWFPSHERGTAAATFNSAQYFATVLFAPIMGYITYQFGWEYVFYFMGVVGIIVAFCWLKAIHSPKNHPRINQAELDYIESGGALINMDQNEGNEKKEKKGENWNNIKKLLSNKMLLGIYLGQYCITTLTYFFLTWFPVYLVQERGMTILEVGFIASLPAICGFLGGILGGMFSDFLLRKGFSLTIARKTPIVIGMVLSMSLVAANYVDAQWIVIFVMALAFFGKGFGALGWAVVSDTSPKEMSGVSGGLFNTFGNIAGITTPIIIGYIIGTTGSFNGALIFVGANALVAIFSYLFLVGEIKRVDLKA, via the coding sequence ATGATTCCTGCAACAGAGAAGAAAACACGTACACGTTGGTTTATCGTTTTTATGTTGTTTTTAGTTACAGCTCTTAATTATGCGGATCGAGCCACATTATCAATTGCAGGCTCAGATATGTCCAATCAATTAGGCTTGGATTCCGTGATGATGGGGTATGTATTCTCAGCATTTGCTTGGTCTTATGTAGCAGGACAAATTCCTGGCGGCTGGCTACTTGACCGATTTGGATCTAAAAAGGTCTATTTTTGGAGTATCTTCCTTTGGTCAGTTTTTACTCTATTACAAGGATTTATCGGATTTTTTGGAACTGCCGGCACAGCCGTTATGGTATTATTCGGTCTCCGTTTCCTAGTGGGGTTATCAGAGGCACCATCTTTTCCCGCGAACAGTCGTATTGTTGCTTCATGGTTTCCAAGTCATGAAAGGGGTACTGCAGCAGCGACATTTAATTCAGCACAGTATTTTGCAACCGTTCTCTTTGCTCCTATAATGGGTTACATTACATACCAGTTCGGTTGGGAATATGTCTTCTACTTTATGGGTGTAGTTGGAATTATCGTTGCTTTTTGCTGGCTTAAAGCCATTCACAGTCCAAAGAATCACCCGCGGATTAATCAGGCTGAGCTTGATTATATAGAATCAGGTGGAGCCTTAATTAATATGGATCAAAATGAAGGTAATGAAAAGAAGGAAAAGAAGGGTGAAAACTGGAATAATATTAAAAAATTATTATCCAATAAAATGTTGTTAGGAATCTATCTTGGACAATATTGCATTACAACTCTTACTTATTTCTTTCTTACTTGGTTCCCTGTTTATCTGGTTCAAGAAAGAGGCATGACCATTTTAGAAGTTGGATTTATTGCTTCATTGCCAGCTATTTGCGGATTTTTGGGAGGAATTCTTGGAGGGATGTTCTCAGATTTCTTACTTCGAAAAGGTTTCTCTTTAACCATTGCCCGTAAAACACCGATTGTCATTGGTATGGTGTTGTCAATGAGCTTGGTTGCTGCAAATTATGTGGATGCACAGTGGATTGTTATTTTTGTGATGGCATTAGCATTCTTCGGTAAAGGCTTTGGAGCACTTGGTTGGGCGGTTGTTTCTGATACATCGCCAAAAGAAATGTCTGGAGTAAGTGGCGGTTTATTCAATACATTTGGTAACATCGCCGGAATTACAACACCAATTATTATTGGTTATATTATTGGCACAACTGGTTCCTTTAACGGAGCACTAATTTTCGTAGGTGCAAATGCACTTGTCGCTATCTTTAGCTATCTGTTCCTGGTGGGCGAAATTAAACGTGTCGATTTAAAAGCTTAA